A genomic window from Nocardioides sp. BP30 includes:
- a CDS encoding GDSL-type esterase/lipase family protein produces MRGAGSGRRVVVCLGDSITAMGWPEQAAALLEDTTPPGAGMDIVNRGIPGNRLLRDGGPLNRAHGRSGLARFAEDVLGVPGVTDVVVALGTNDLGLPGDIEPLSDLPTSAELLEGLRQLADRAERAGLGVCLATVPPRLGSSLYDQSRESIRVAVNDGVRGSGSAYVDFDAALRSAADPARLDQRYDSGDHLHPNDAGQRRLAQEFLVRVAGALVPPRPAAARKGSGGSGWDESPD; encoded by the coding sequence GTGAGGGGAGCAGGGTCCGGACGGCGGGTCGTCGTCTGCCTCGGCGACTCGATCACCGCGATGGGGTGGCCCGAGCAGGCGGCAGCGCTGCTCGAGGACACCACGCCGCCGGGCGCGGGGATGGACATCGTCAACCGCGGCATCCCGGGCAATCGGCTGCTGCGGGACGGAGGCCCACTCAACCGCGCACATGGCCGATCTGGCCTGGCGCGCTTCGCCGAGGACGTCCTCGGGGTGCCGGGCGTCACCGACGTGGTCGTCGCGCTCGGGACCAACGACCTGGGCCTGCCCGGCGACATCGAGCCGCTGTCGGACCTGCCGACCTCCGCCGAGCTGCTCGAGGGCCTACGGCAGCTGGCGGACCGCGCTGAGCGCGCCGGGCTCGGCGTCTGCCTGGCCACCGTGCCGCCACGGCTCGGCTCGAGCCTGTACGACCAGTCCCGTGAGTCGATCCGGGTGGCGGTCAACGACGGGGTGCGCGGCAGCGGATCGGCGTACGTCGACTTCGACGCGGCTCTTCGCAGCGCCGCCGACCCGGCCCGGCTCGACCAGCGCTACGACAGCGGAGACCACCTGCACCCCAACGACGCCGGCCAACGACGACTGGCGCAGGAGTTCCTGGTGCGCGTGGCAGGAGCCCTCGTACCGCCCCGCCCCGCGGCCGCCCGGAAGGGAAGCGGCGGGTCGGGCTGGGACGAGAGCCCGGACTAG
- a CDS encoding glycoside hydrolase family 13 protein: MTNYPRIDHADWWRSSVVYQLYVKSFADSDGDGVGDLDGVVEHLDHIAALGVDAVWLNPCYPSPNRDGGYDVADYLTVDERFGGLPAFERLRDACHRRGLRLMMDLVPNHCSDQHAWFQAALAAGPGSPERARFHFAEGRGPDGAEPPNNWRSTFGGPAWTRVPDGQWYLHAFDATQPDFNWEHPAVAEMFDDVLRTWFDRGVDGFRIDVAYAMVKAHGLPDLADPEGENPYLWNQPGVHDIFPRWRKIADSYDPPRNLLGEVWLPPAQIADYLRPGELNQAFYFDLMQQPFEAGAFRASVSATFAALDGAEGVPTWTLNSHDVHRAVSRYGLVEPEPVRSADPNAIRTRARGRVDVALGTCRATAALLFVLALPGSVFLYQGEELGLPEVQDLPDEARQDPIWARSHHTEHGRDGCRVPLPWSSGAPAYGFTTGSAWLPQPDWFAPFAADTQQADPASVWHFYRRAVAAHAELDPGVGLQWLDAGRDDVLAFRRGSVTCVVVFDGEDFVAPEEWGDPLVATRDVAGRSCPAASAAWFRR; encoded by the coding sequence GTGACGAACTACCCTCGCATCGATCACGCCGACTGGTGGCGTAGCAGCGTCGTCTACCAGCTGTACGTGAAGTCCTTCGCCGACAGCGACGGGGACGGTGTCGGCGACCTCGACGGGGTGGTCGAGCATCTCGATCACATCGCCGCGCTCGGCGTGGACGCCGTCTGGCTCAATCCGTGCTACCCATCCCCGAACCGGGACGGTGGGTACGACGTCGCCGACTACCTCACCGTCGACGAGCGCTTCGGTGGACTGCCGGCGTTCGAGCGGCTGCGCGACGCCTGCCACCGGCGGGGCCTCCGGCTGATGATGGACCTGGTGCCCAACCATTGCTCGGACCAGCACGCATGGTTCCAGGCAGCACTCGCCGCCGGTCCCGGCTCGCCGGAGCGGGCGAGGTTCCACTTCGCCGAGGGCAGGGGTCCTGACGGTGCCGAACCGCCGAACAACTGGCGTTCGACGTTCGGCGGCCCGGCGTGGACCCGTGTCCCCGACGGCCAGTGGTACCTGCACGCCTTCGACGCCACCCAGCCCGACTTCAACTGGGAGCACCCGGCGGTCGCCGAGATGTTCGACGACGTGCTGCGCACCTGGTTCGACCGGGGCGTGGACGGATTCCGCATCGACGTCGCCTACGCGATGGTCAAGGCGCACGGTCTGCCCGACCTGGCGGATCCCGAGGGCGAGAACCCGTACCTGTGGAACCAGCCCGGCGTGCATGACATCTTCCCGCGCTGGCGCAAGATCGCCGACAGCTACGACCCGCCCCGCAACCTGCTCGGCGAGGTCTGGCTGCCACCGGCCCAGATCGCCGACTACCTGCGGCCGGGCGAGCTCAACCAGGCGTTCTACTTCGACCTGATGCAGCAACCGTTCGAGGCAGGCGCGTTCCGAGCGTCGGTGTCGGCGACGTTCGCGGCGCTCGACGGTGCCGAGGGCGTGCCCACCTGGACGCTGAACAGCCACGACGTGCACCGCGCGGTGAGCCGCTACGGACTCGTCGAGCCCGAGCCGGTGCGCAGCGCGGACCCGAACGCCATCCGAACCCGCGCTCGCGGCCGCGTCGACGTCGCGCTCGGGACGTGCCGGGCCACGGCGGCCCTGCTCTTCGTGCTGGCGCTCCCCGGCTCGGTCTTCCTCTACCAGGGCGAGGAGCTGGGCCTGCCGGAGGTGCAGGACCTCCCGGACGAGGCGCGCCAGGATCCGATCTGGGCGCGCTCGCACCACACCGAGCACGGCCGCGACGGCTGCCGGGTGCCGCTGCCATGGTCGTCCGGCGCGCCGGCGTACGGCTTCACCACAGGGTCGGCCTGGCTGCCACAGCCCGACTGGTTCGCTCCCTTCGCCGCCGACACGCAGCAGGCGGACCCTGCGTCGGTGTGGCACTTCTACCGGCGCGCCGTGGCGGCGCATGCCGAGCTCGACCCCGGGGTGGGGCTTCAGTGGCTCGACGCGGGTCGTGACGACGTGCTGGCCTTCCGCCGCGGGTCGGTCACCTGTGTCGTGGTCTTCGACGGCGAGGACTTCGTGGCGCCCGAGGAATGGGGCGACCCGCTCGTCGCGACTCGCGACGTCGCCGGTCGGAGCTGTCCAGCGGCGAGCGCGGCCTGGTTCCGGCGGTGA
- a CDS encoding CarD family transcriptional regulator — MTKSAGSRRHLASSPFTADPVPVIEQYAVGDHVSHDAHGVGRVIDVESAAVSVDFGAQTVRVTSPYAKMTKL; from the coding sequence ATGACGAAATCAGCCGGATCGCGGCGACACCTGGCCAGTAGCCCGTTCACCGCTGATCCGGTGCCGGTCATCGAGCAGTACGCGGTCGGCGACCACGTCTCCCACGACGCCCACGGCGTCGGTCGGGTGATCGACGTGGAGTCAGCGGCGGTGAGCGTCGACTTCGGTGCGCAGACCGTCCGGGTCACCAGCCCCTACGCGAAGATGACCAAGCTCTAG